Proteins encoded together in one Ammospiza nelsoni isolate bAmmNel1 chromosome Z, bAmmNel1.pri, whole genome shotgun sequence window:
- the PDE4D gene encoding cAMP-specific 3',5'-cyclic phosphodiesterase 4D isoform X2, translating into MPEANYLLSVSWGYIKFKRMLNRELTHLSEMSRSGNQVSEYISNTFLDKQHEVEIPSPTQKEKEKKKRPMSQISGVKKLMHSSSLTNSSIPRFGVKTDQEDVLAKELEDLNKWGLQVFRVAELSGNRPLTVIMHTIFQERDLLKTFKIPVDTLITYLMTLEDHYHADVAYHNNIHAADVVQSTHVLLSTPALEAVFTDLEILAAIFASAIHDVDHPGVSNQFLINTNSELALMYNDSSVLENHHLAVGFKLLQEENCDIFQNLTKKQRQSLRKMVIDIVLATDMSKHMNLLADLKTMVETKKVTSSGVLLLDNYSDRIQVLQNMVHCADLSNPTKPLHLYRQWTDRIMEEFFRQGDRERERGMEISPMCDKHNASVEKSQVGFIDYIVHPLWETWADLVHPDAQDILDTLEDNREWYQSTIPRSPSPAPEEKEEGKQGQTEKFQFELTLEEDGESDTEKDSGSQVEEDTSFSDSKTLCTQDSESTEIPLDEQVGEEVEEEENQTAESCMVEEHSPDT; encoded by the exons tttaaaaGAATGCTCAACCGTGAGCTAACCCACCTCTCTGAAATGAGCAGGTCAGGCAATCAGGTCTCAGAATATATATCAAACACTTTCTTAG ACAAGCAACATGAAGTTGAAATCCCTTCTCCaacacagaaagagaaagagaaaaagaagaggccAATGTCCCAGATAAGTGGAGTCAAAAAACTcatgcacagctccagcctaaCTAATTCCAGTATTCCCAGGTTTGGAGTTAAAACAGACCAAGAAGATGTCCTTGCCAAG GAACTTGAAGATTTGAACAAGTGGGGCCTTCAGGTTTTCAGAGTAGCAGAGTTATCTGGAAACAGACCTCTGACTGTCATCATGCACACTATTTTTCAG GAGCGGGATTTGTTAAAAACTTTTAAGATTCCAGTAGATACTTTAATAACTTACTTGATGACCCTGGAAGACCACTACCATGCAGATGTGGCGTATCACAATAACATACATGCTGCAGATGTTGTTCAGTCAACCCATGTCCTACTATCAACCCCAGCATTAGAG GCGGTGTTCACTGATTTGGAGATTCTTGCAGCAATTTTTGCCAGTGCAATACATGATGTAGATCATCCTGGGGTTTCAAACCAATTTCTTATCAACACAA ATTCTGAACTCGCCTTGATGTACAATGACTCATCAGTACTGGAGAATCATCACTTGGCTGTGGGTTtcaagctgctgcaggaagaaaattGTGACATTTTCCAGAATTTGACCAAAAAACAGAGACAATCGTTGAGGAAAATGGTCATTGACATT gTACTTGCAACAGATATGTCTAAGCATATGAATCTACTGGCTGATTTAAAAACTATGGTTGAAACTAAAAAAGTGACCAGTTCTGGTGTCCTGCTTCTTGATAACTATTCAGACAGGATTCAG GTTCTTCAGAATATGGTGCACTGTGCAGATCTGAGCAACCCTACCAAGCCGCTCCACCTCTACCGCCAATGGACAGATAGAATAATGGAGGAATTTTTCCGTCAGGGAGACCGGGAACGAGAAAGGGGAATGGAGATAAGTCCCATGTGTGATAAGCACAATGCATCTGTAGAAAAATCACAG GTGGGTTTTATAGATTACATTGTTCATCCTTTGTGGGAGACATGGGCAGATCTTGTTCACCCGGATGCCCAGGATATCTTAGATACACTGGAGGACAATCGAGAATGGTACCAGAGCACAATCCCTAGAAGTCCCTCTCCTGCacctgaagaaaaggaagagggaaagcagggtcaaactgaaaaatttcagtttGAGCTAACGTTGGAGGAAGATGGTGAGTCAGACACCGAAAAGGACAGTGGAAGTCAAGTAGAAGAAGACACCAGCTTCAGTGACTCCAAGACTCTTTGCACCCAGGATTCAGAATCCACTGAAATTCCTCTTGATGAGCAAGTAGGGGAAgaagtggaggaggaggagaaccaAACAGCAGAGTCTTGTATGGTAGAAGAACATTCTCCTGACACATAA